The nucleotide window TGATGCAATCCGTTTCGGCTTGGACGTCAAAGCTCTTAGTGGAGGGATTTTGACATTCAGTTTATTCTTTTCTTCATCTCTTGTTACCTGGATAAGTCCTGAATTATAGACATTCCCATGCTGTGGTTCAATGACCTGCTTCAATGCTTTTCCTGGATCACCGGCAACATGTCCATAGTAGTCGAATGGCTTTTCTGCGTATCCTTTTTCCATAGCGTCAATCGCCATGCTGAAAAACGCTTCGGCATCATCTGCATAGAAATCTTTGCCGCCAAGTCCAAACACCCTGCTTTGGACGATAGTTACATTGTTTCTGTCTTCCTGCAGCGCGGACTTAATTTCATGTGTCAGGTTAGGCCCATGTCCGCCGTAGGAATCAGCACGCTCACCGACGAGAAGTGATTTGACATTCTTCAGTGCTTCCCTGATTTCCTGTGCAGGGAATGGTCTGATGATATTAGGGCTGATGACACCAGCCTTGATTCCTTTCTCACGAAGCCTGTCTACAACATCCTTGGCAGACTCTGCCGCAGAGTTCAAAAGGAACAAAGCTACGTCAGCATCTTCCATTTGATAAAGATCAAGAATTTCATAGTTCCGTCCTGATAGTTTCGCGTATTCTGCAGCCACTTCTTTATAAACATCTTTCGCTTTGTACATCGCTTCTGATTGCTGGAAGTGGTTGTTCATCAAGTCGTCGCCATTCATATGCGCTCCGATTGTCAACGGTTTCTTTGGATCTCTGGCGAAATTGTACTCTGTCGGCGCCTCGCCAACAAATCTCTGGACTACAGCCCGATCCTTGAAAAAGTTCACTTTGCGCTTTTGGTGGGATGTAAAGAAACCATCATAAGCGACCATGACCGGAAGGCGTACTTCTGAGTGCTCGGCAATTTTCAGCGCCATAATATTCATATCGTAAACAGCCTGTGGTGTCCTGGCAGTTAGGATTACCCAACCCGTATTAAGCGCAAAATACAAATCTGAATGGTCTCCGCGGATATCCAACGGACCACTGATGGAACGAGTTACCAGGTTCAAGACCATTGGATAACGTGTACCAGATTGAACCGGAAGCTGCTCAAGCATATACATTAACCCGTTTGCGCTTGTTGCGTTGAACACGCGGGCTCCCGTTGCTGCAGCACCATAACAGATTCCCGCGGAACCATGTTCACCATCAGCAGGAATCAATTTAATATCATGCTCCCCTCTGGATTTCATCATATCCAGGTATTGAGCAACTTCTGTTGAAGGGGTAATCGGAAAATAGCCCATGATATGATAGTTAATCTGAGCTGCAGCCATTGCCGCCATTTCATTTCCCGATTCAAAGGTTGTCACCTGTTCTGCTGTACTCATTGCCTTTACATTTTCTTCAAGAACGGACATTAAGAAACCCCTCCAGTCACATAAGGATAGTTATGTTTTACTTGGTTCTCCTCAGCATAGCCGATCATTTCTCTCAGCTCGCTCAAGGCATTAGTTGGACATGCTTCAACACACTTCAGGCAGCCTTTGCAATATTGATAATCAATGCCCTTAAGGAACATTTGTTTTCTGCCGCGTTTGTCCTCTCCTTCTTCCCATACAAAACAGTAATCGGGGCATGCAGTATCACAAGCAGCGCAGTTGATGCATTCCTGCTGATTGAATTGCGGGAGGAATCCCTGTCTGGAACCACTCAAGTCTTTGAGAATACTATTTGCCTGAGCTGTAATCACTCCGCCAATCTCCTGCGTTTCATAGCCAAGAAGCGGCATTGGACGCTGGAATTCTTTGCCCATTGCTCCTTCTTCTGGAGCGTACGTTTTGAACTGAACATCATTGTAGCCTCTCTCGAACGTTCTGATGTTCGGCTCAACTAAATGAGGATATTTCTTTTCGAAAGTCTTGCGAATAACATTTTTCATCGCTTCTGGGTCAAGGAAATCTATGATGCGGTATAATGCTCCAAGCATCGCTGTATTTACTTTTGTTTTCTCCTCGACGGCGATCGATAGCGCGTCAACTATTGCCAGTGTTCCATGCTCTAAATGAAGATCGTTTTTTATGTCGTCAAAATCTCTAGTCGAATTCACCAGAAGGATTCCGTCTGGGCGCAACCCGCTGACTACATCGACCATTTTATAAAGTGCCTCATGGAATACACCGACCACATGCGGCTCTTCTATCGGACTGTGGACCCTGATCTCAGTTTCAGGTTCACAGAAACGGACAAAACTTTTCACCGGTGATCCTTTTTTCTCCGATCCATAAGAAGAAAAGTTGGAACCGTTCAAACCAAGACCGAGGACACCTGCTTCCGCAAGCATCTTTCCTGCAAGGTTTGCACCAAGCCCTCCAATTGATTCAAGCCTTATCTCATAAAACCCTAATTCATTCTTTTTCGGTAAGATAGACATAATCTCCCTCCCCAATTTGGTTGTAAAGGTAACTGACTTTAAAACATTCCCCACTAACAATTTTATAGAATTTACAATTATTAAGCTGTGACATATATCAAACATTTGGACTTATTTATTGAAACACACCCAAAAATATAGAGCTGAAGCCGTATGTTATAATGAAAAACTTTTATATAACAGAGATAAAATTGTAATAGTACAGAAATGATTATTCCTGATTTAGGATTATATTCCTTAATTTTGAGCAATTAACCTAGTTTGTAATTATCCTAGCCGGGGTAAAAGAGGGTTAGTATTTTGGGGGGTCTCTAATTAAGGGAGGAACTATGAAACAACGAGATTACTACTTTGACAATGCTAAGTTCATCTTGATTTTTTTCGTCGTATTTGGCCATCTTTTGCGCTCGTTCATTGAAGACAATGAAACGATTTATAATGTTTATAAAGTCATTTATACATTCCATATGCCGGCCTTTATCCTAGTTTCTGGATTTTTTGCTAGAGGCTTCAATCAAAAAGGCTATGTAATGAAAATTGCCAAGAAGTTAATACTGCCATATTTTATTTTTCAGCTGATCTATTCTATTTTCTATTATTTCCTTTACAGCAAATCGACTTTTACGATGGATCCGCTTAACCCGCATTGGTCTTTATGGTTTTTAATCAGTTTATTCTGCTGGAACATCATGCTGATCGGTTTCTCAAAAATTAATGCACCCATTGGACTGCTGATTGCTTTTGGATTAGGTTTAGGTGTCGGATATATTGATTGGATCTCCAACTACTTGAGTCTTTCAAGGACCTTTGTCTTCTTTCCATTGTTCCTGTTTGGGTACCATTTGACAAAGGAACATATTAAAACACTGACAAGGCCAGCTTTCAAAGTTGGAGCACTTGTAGCTTTCGCCATCGTATTTTTAGGATTTTATTTCAATCCAGATATCGACTATAAATGGCTTCTTGGTTCCAAACCTTACTCATTGATGGAAGCAGCTTCGTTATCAAGCATGTTCACACGACTAGGCTTTTACTTATTAAGCTTGCTGATGGTGTTCAGCTTCTTGACAATCGTGCCGAAGAAGCAATATTTCTTTACAGACCTCGGAAAAAATACATTGTACGTATATCTGCTTCACGGTTTTTTTGTACGAACCTTCCGCGAAAGCGAAGTTCAGCACTTCTTCCATAGTCCTGAACGCATCCTTTTGCTGGCAGTCATCGCACTGCTCTTGACTTTCCTGTTGTCCAGCAAGTATGCAGCAGCATTAGCACAACCACTGATCGAGTTTAAAACTTCAAGAATCAACCGCCTTAAAACCCGGTTTGCGGCGATCCTGAGATTTTATAGAAGGAAGCTATTGAGTAATTAGAAAAATAAAATTGTAGAGAAAAAAGAGACTGTTTACAGGTATACAAGATTACCACAGTCTCTTTTTTCTATGCCTTCTATTAAATCGCTCTCTCCATGCTGATTGGAGCTGAAGTCCCGAAGACTCCTCCGGAAATGCTGAACCCTTTTCATCACCTTCAAATGCATTCAACCTGTCTTTTTTGACCAAACTGAGATATAATTATAAGTTGATTTGCTGCTGGATTTTTATAAAGGAGATTTTTTAATGAATATTGTTTTAACAACGCTTAACGCGAAATATATACACACAAACCTTGCGATCAGGTACCTTAAGGCATATGCCCAGCCTGAGTATGATGTAAATCTGGTCGAGTACACAATCAAAGACCCTGTTATCAACATTGTCTCAGATTTAATTCAAAAGCAGCCTGATGTCATTGGATTCAGCTGCTATATTTGGAACATTGAAGAAACTATCAAAGTCATTAAGATGATCAAAAAAATCAACCCTGCGATTCAAATTATTGCAGGGGGGCCAGAGGTTACGTATGACGTTCAGGATTGGATGAAAGAAGTTGCAGAGTTTGACTTCATCGTCATCGGTGAGGGTGAACAGACATTCAAGCAGCTTCTTTCAGCACTGGCTTCCGGAGACGGTTTTACAGAGGTTCCTGGAATTGCTTATCGAAAAGACGAGAACATCTTAATGAATGCTCAACAAAATAAACTGGATTTAAAAGAACTTCCCTCTCCTTATCGTTTTGAAGAAGATCTCCCGCATCTTGCAAAAAGGGTAACTTATCTCGAAACAAGCCGCGGCTGTCCTTTCAGCTGCCAGTTTTGTCTTTCCTCCATTGAAGTCGGAGTCCGCTACTTCGACAGGGAAAAAATCAAGGATGATATCCGTTATTTAATGGCAAATGGTGCGAAGACAATTAAATTCGTCGACAGGACATTCAATATTAGTCGAAGCTATGCTATGGAAATGTTCCGGTTCCTAATTGATGAGCATCTTCCTGGGACTGTGTTCCAATTCGAAATCACGGCTGATATTATGCGTCCTGAGGTCATCGAATTCTTGAACCAGGAAGCCCCTGCAGGATTATTCCGTTTTGAAATTGGCGTTCAGTCGACTAATGATTATACAAATGAATTGGTGATGAGAAAACAGAATTTCGAAAAGTTAAAGCGCACTGTGACGATGGTCAAGGAAGGCTCCAAGATTGACCAGCACCTTGACTTAATTGCTGGTTTACCCGAAGAAGATTACCACTCGTTCAAAAAAACATTTAATGATGTGTTTGCAATGCGGCCCGAAGAATTGCAGCTTGGCTTCCTGAAGATGCTGAGAGGGACGGGTTTGAGGCTGCGGGCTGAGCAGCATAATTATGTTTATATGGATCATTCACCATATGAAATCCTCGGGAATAATGTCCTTGATTTCAATGACATCATCAAAATCAAGCAGGTGGAAGATGTACTTGAAAAATATTGGAATGACCACCGGATGGATCTTACCGTTGAATATCTTGTTACCAAAGTTTTCCCTTCACCATTTGATTTCTTCCAGGATTTCGGCTCTTATTGGGAGACAAGAGGATGGTCACGGATTGGCCATCAGCTCGAAGACCTGTTCAAAAGACTGTTCCATTTTCTTCAGGAAAAAGGCGTGGACAACTTAGCAGCGATTGAGAGCTTGATGAAGTATGATTACCTTGCAAGCATGAAACATAAGCCACGCAAGCCTTGGTGGGAACTGCGCCTGGACAAGCAGGAGCGATCTGAGTTGTACCGTGGTATCATTCAGAACCCAGATGTCCTTGGCGATAAGTTCCTCGAATTAAATATCAGTGAAAAAGATTTATATAAGCATACTCTGCTTGAGGATATCTCGATTGACCTCGAAAAGTTTATTGAAAATGGAGAAATTGAGTACTCCCCTTCATACATGCTTGTTTATTTTGATTCAAAATTGGATCATCCACAATTTTTCACTTTTAAAGGGCAAGATGGAAAGCCGGCTTAATACAGCCGGCTTTTCATTTTGACTCAAACCCTTATTATTTACAGTCTTTATTTGCTTTGCGTTTCGCCTTTTTTCCAGCAAAAGGTATATCATATAACTTCCCTGCATTAATGTCTCCAAACTCCATGCCGAACTCAACGTTCATTGGCTTCTGATGCCGACCTTCATGTTTTTTCATCATGCTCTTCCTTTCCTGCCCTGCTTTGAATTTCTGTTTGCAAATTTGCCTGGGTCTTCCCCATGAGCAAACTCCGCAGAAAATTCGCTTTCCTGAAGATTCTTCTTAGGTGTATTTGTATATTTAGCCACAGCATTTCTTTCTGCCTTCCGTTTAGCCATTCTAACCACCTCCATACTACTATTTTTTTCAATCACGGATTTGCTATGTACTGATTTGATTACCTAATTTTACAAAAGGAACTACCTAATAAAATACGGCATAAGACAAAAAATAAGCTCAAAAAGGAGGAGCTGAAATGGTAAAAAAAGACCGGGAGCTAAAAGCATTGGATATAGAGGAAACTTTGCCTCATCAAATCAATGCTCCAAGCTTTAAAGATACAGGAATCGAAATGGAAGCTCCATTCAAGAATGAGCATGGAGTCATCATTGGAGACAGTCTTTACGCATCTGAAAACTCACCGCTTGAAAACTGGACTGATGAGACGGACCCAGCAATCATGGCTGGCGATGAATGGGTGCACCCTACGAATGATATAGGATGGAACACATCGGAAAACAGGGATCTTCTTGAGGAAAAGCGAAAACCGCAGTCCTATCCTTTCATGCACCCTACTAAAGATGTCAGCAAAGACCAGGATTAAGATAACCGAAACAATATTTTTATAAATAAAATGCAAAAAATCCGGGATGTACTCCCGGATTTTTTTTGACATTAACCAATAATCACGCGTTCCTTTGGATAATGGATGCTTTCTTTTTCTGTTTTGCCGCCAATGATCAACAGAAAGGATATGACTCCTACTCTTCCGATGAACATCAAAATGATTAGGACCATTTTTCCGATTGTTGAGAGCTCTGGTGTGATGCCCATGGATAAGCCTGTTGTTCCGAAAGCAGATGCAACTTCAAAGATGATAGGCAATAGCGACTGATTCTCCGTAACCATGAGAATAAGGACTGCAAAGAAACATATGAGTACAGCCATGATGGTAACAACCAAAGACTTGATGATATCTTCCTGGTGCAGTTCTCTGTTAAAAATCCTGATAGCTCGTCTTCCTCTTGCAAAGTGGTAAAGGAACAAGAGATTAATCGCAAAAGTTGTTGTTCGAATCCCTCCCCCCGACCGAACTTGGTGATGCCCCGATAAACATCAAAGCTGCCATCAGGAATAAGGTAGGGTCAGTAAAATCATTCACATCCATTGTCGCCAATCCGCCGCTTCTGGTTGTCGTGGACTGGAAAAAAGCATAGAAGAATGAATCCAACAGCGATTTATCGGATAAGAAATGATTATATTCCAGTGCCCATATTGCAACCGTTCCAAAGATAAGGAGGCCAAGGAACGTAAGAGTCGTAATCTTAAGAAATAGTGAAAAACGGAAAGGACCACTTTTTTTGTTTCTGAAGAGGAAGCTCTTCAATTCAACCAACACTGGGAAACCAATTGCACCAAGCGTAATCAAGAGCATATTAATCGTAACTACAAAATAATCCTGTGCATAAGGGATTAGCGAGGCACCAGTAATATCAAAGCCTCCATTGGTAGTAGCACTGATAGATGCAAACAAACCATGAAGAAAAGCTTCTTGCCATGTCGGAAAGTATTTTAAGAAATATAATCCTAATAGCAGTGCACCAATTAATTCAATGATAACAATAATGACCAGGATTTCCTTCAGCATCTTCACCAGCCCTGACATAGAAGTCTGGTTCTGGTCCATCATGATTAACCTTCGTTCCTTCAGCCCAATTTTCTTCCTAATAATTAACCAGAAGAACGTGCCAAGCGCCATGACTCCAATCCCGCCGAATTGAAGGACGAACATGAGGATAAAGATTCCCGGTACAGTAAAAGTATCGCGTACCGTTATTACTGAAAGTCCCGTAACACTGACAGCACTTGCGGCAGTGAATAACGCATCCATGAAAGACCATTTTGCCCCGGGCTGTATGGCAATAGGCAAACTTAATAAGCTCATCGAGACAATTACCGCAATCAAATAATAAGCTACGATAATTTGTGCAGGAGATAATTTGTTCAATCTTCTTCTAATATTAATCCACATAATTGCTTCCTTTCAGCCCCGATTCATTTACATACCTATGATAAAGAATATCATCACATTAATAAAGTACTTTCTTGCAGTTTTCCAGTAGTTTGCCACTTTAGCAAGAATCTACAGTTTTTTCACATGACCGCTGGAACTTACAGAGCAAAAATCCGGTAAACATTATCCAAAAGTATAAAACATTACCACTTATGAATTCACCTGCAATGTTCAAACTATCTGTACAGAGAAATTTTTCTCTGTATACTAACAGAGGAGTTGATATTGATGGCTCGTAATTCTAATAAATTGCTGGTTCCTGGTGTGGAACAGTTCATGGACCAGGTTAAATATGAGATCGCTCAGGAATTTGGAGTGAATCTTGGATCCGATACAGTTTCAAGAGCAAATGGCTCAGTCGGAGGAGAAATCACTAAACGCCTTGTTCAGCAAGCACAAGCACAGCTCTCTGGTCAAAACAAGCAATAAATTGATAGAGCAGCTTTGATATTTAGCCTATCCAAATCTCGATAAACAATTGAATATGGACATGGAAAAAAGTCCGGAATGCATTCCGGACTTTTTACAATTCATTATTTCTTAGTAGGATTGTCTTTATTTTTCCCAGATTGCCCCCTGTTGTCATTTCTAGGGGCTTGTTGGTTGTTAGACTTTTTTTCATCTTTAGTTTGTTTGTTGATCTGCCCATTTTTATTGCTATTGCCTTTATCAGTACGGTTGTTGTTTCCCTGCCCATTCTTGTGGTTCGCCTTGCCATTACCGTTCTTTCCGGAATTGTTATTTACCTTAGCCTTATCTTTTGCAGGGTGTTCCGGCTTGTTCGGTTGTACTTTTGGAACCTTAGGATCTATTTTCTTAACCTGACCTGGCGGTTGCTTCTTTTCAGGCTGTGGGACAACAGCAGGAGCAGGATCTTTCTTTGCTGGCTCTGGTTTGGCCTGTTCCTTTTCAGCAGGCTTAGCAGTATCCTTTTGCTTTTCTTTGTAGACACCAGTAGTAACACCCTGCTTTTGTGCCTTCTCTCTGTCTTCAACTGTTGCTTCCATAACCTTAATATTCAATTTTTCAATTTGAGTTGATTTTTTTATTTCAGAAATCTTCTTTTCTAGTTTTTGGTCAACAGATTCTTTTGATTTCTTATTATGAACTGTCGAGATGACAACGTCATTTTTTTGTTTGAAGAAACCTTCATCTTTTATTTCCTCAATGATCATCTCTGCAACCAAAGCTGCATCTTTCTTTTTCCAGTCTTTTAATTCCGCAATGATTTCTTCCCCTTCAGGATTGTATCCTTTCATACGGAGGACCTTTAAATCATCATTGACTGCCAGTTCAATGCTTGGATTCACATCAATGGACATATATGCGTATACCTGTCCGTTTTGATACGCAGGAACTAACGCGGTCATGGCAAGCATAAAAATTGCTGCCAGCGCAATACTCCGTGCTTTAAAGCTATTTAGTAAAGAAAGATTGAATCTTTTCTTTTTAACAGTTAGCGTTTCTGGAAAAAAATGAATTTCTTCTCCTACCTGATAATCTTGTTGAAGCTTTCGGGCACGTAAAAACTCGCCTTCGGGGGTCAACAATGTTAGGTAAAAATCATTGATTTCAAGGATTACCCCTTTTCTCATGTCTCTAACACCCCTTTAATATAATCCTTTAAATATACATAATCCCCAATTAAAATAAGTGCAATTGCAATAATATATTTTCTGTTTCTCTCTATGGTTTTTCTGCTGACTTTGACCATGTCTTCCAATTGCTTGATTGGCAAGCGCTTTTTATCGAGAAGCAAATTTTTTAATTCCTCGTTATCAACCATTGCCTTTGCAACAAGCATCGCATTTTTGCGGGCATCTGCATGCTTGGGTGACTGCTCGAGCAGATCCTGGAAAGATAGATCAAAATCTTTTAATACTGCCTGAAATTGAATAATTTCTTCTCTTCTTAGTTCCTGCTCGGTCTTTCTTCGGAAGTCATCAAGAGAAAGTTCATCCTCAATAGTCGACCTCTGTTGTTCTTCCTCACTCGGATCATTCGATATATGGAAGCTCAGGTTTTGATTCCGGCTCTGCTGACGGATATAATCAATTACCCTCCGCTTAATCATTACTTCTGCAAAACTTAATAATGAATTCCCTTTTTCAGATGAATATTTATCGATAGCCTCATTAAAAGCAATAAGGCTAATGCTAAATTCATCGTCCGATTCATGTATGTATCTCTTACAGACAGACGAAACAGTTTTCGCTATAAATGGCTTATAAGAATCTATTAATTCTTCTCTTAAAGCTGCATCCCCCTGGTGAATTTTCTCTACAGTTTCTTCCAGTGGCCTGCGCTTTTTCTTTGCCATGAACAATAAACTTAGCAATAGCCTCACCTCTTTTCTCCCCACATTATATCATGACTGTCAATTTATCTTTTTGTGGGTAGGCAGTGAAAAGATAGCCACTTAAGGCTACCTTTTCTTAGTCTATTGTTCATTATGAATTAGTTTTTATCATTGCCTTTGCTGTTACCGTTTCCTTTGCCATTTTCATTGCCTTTATTTTCGTGTTTCTTTGAATTCTTATCTTGTTTCTTATCTTGCTTAGCCTGATGCTTTTCTTCTTTCTTTTGCTGTTTAGCTTCCTTGCGGTCCTGTTTTTCAACAGCCTTTTGTACTTTACGCTCTTGTTTAGCTTTTTCTTTTTCTGCTTTTGGTGCCACTACTGGTACTACTGCTGTGTCATCATTTACAGGCATTGTTTCGTCAGCAGACTCTTCAACAACTGGTGTTTCATCAGCAGGCAGCAGATCTGACTCAACGATTGGTTCTAGTTCTACTGGCTCAGTTGTTTGTGTATCTTCGTCCTCAACAGGATGCTCAGCATATTTTTCTTCTAATTTAGCCAATTTCTTTGCCATCTTAGCGTATGTTTTGTCAATGTTCTTTTGAAGTTTTGCTCTTGCATTTTCATTGCCGACGTGTTCCATGGCAGCTTTTAATGCAA belongs to Mesobacillus subterraneus and includes:
- a CDS encoding transketolase C-terminal domain-containing protein, producing MSVLEENVKAMSTAEQVTTFESGNEMAAMAAAQINYHIMGYFPITPSTEVAQYLDMMKSRGEHDIKLIPADGEHGSAGICYGAAATGARVFNATSANGLMYMLEQLPVQSGTRYPMVLNLVTRSISGPLDIRGDHSDLYFALNTGWVILTARTPQAVYDMNIMALKIAEHSEVRLPVMVAYDGFFTSHQKRKVNFFKDRAVVQRFVGEAPTEYNFARDPKKPLTIGAHMNGDDLMNNHFQQSEAMYKAKDVYKEVAAEYAKLSGRNYEILDLYQMEDADVALFLLNSAAESAKDVVDRLREKGIKAGVISPNIIRPFPAQEIREALKNVKSLLVGERADSYGGHGPNLTHEIKSALQEDRNNVTIVQSRVFGLGGKDFYADDAEAFFSMAIDAMEKGYAEKPFDYYGHVAGDPGKALKQVIEPQHGNVYNSGLIQVTRDEEKNKLNVKIPPLRALTSKPKRIASVHGACPGCGIFGGLELFFKGIEGDLVILFQTGCAYVVTTAYPHTSHKQTTIHNLFQNGAATLSGTLEAFLELKRRGEIEVSADATFVMVTGDGGMDIGMGSAIGTALRGHKLIMLEYDNEGYMNTGSQLSYSTPFSHMTSTSNVGKAQKGKAFHHKDTAQIMASTNIPYVFTGTEAFPQDLVKKAAKAQWYAQNVGTVYGKLLITCPLNWKSEDRFGQTIVEAAVNSNFFPLYEVEQGVTNITYDPEAKNKKIQLADWLKYMGKTKHLLTEENKGMLVEFEEEVEKRWQRLKAKHENEYL
- a CDS encoding 2-oxoacid:acceptor oxidoreductase family protein; amino-acid sequence: MSILPKKNELGFYEIRLESIGGLGANLAGKMLAEAGVLGLGLNGSNFSSYGSEKKGSPVKSFVRFCEPETEIRVHSPIEEPHVVGVFHEALYKMVDVVSGLRPDGILLVNSTRDFDDIKNDLHLEHGTLAIVDALSIAVEEKTKVNTAMLGALYRIIDFLDPEAMKNVIRKTFEKKYPHLVEPNIRTFERGYNDVQFKTYAPEEGAMGKEFQRPMPLLGYETQEIGGVITAQANSILKDLSGSRQGFLPQFNQQECINCAACDTACPDYCFVWEEGEDKRGRKQMFLKGIDYQYCKGCLKCVEACPTNALSELREMIGYAEENQVKHNYPYVTGGVS
- a CDS encoding acyltransferase family protein, coding for MKQRDYYFDNAKFILIFFVVFGHLLRSFIEDNETIYNVYKVIYTFHMPAFILVSGFFARGFNQKGYVMKIAKKLILPYFIFQLIYSIFYYFLYSKSTFTMDPLNPHWSLWFLISLFCWNIMLIGFSKINAPIGLLIAFGLGLGVGYIDWISNYLSLSRTFVFFPLFLFGYHLTKEHIKTLTRPAFKVGALVAFAIVFLGFYFNPDIDYKWLLGSKPYSLMEAASLSSMFTRLGFYLLSLLMVFSFLTIVPKKQYFFTDLGKNTLYVYLLHGFFVRTFRESEVQHFFHSPERILLLAVIALLLTFLLSSKYAAALAQPLIEFKTSRINRLKTRFAAILRFYRRKLLSN
- a CDS encoding B12-binding domain-containing radical SAM protein, which encodes MNIVLTTLNAKYIHTNLAIRYLKAYAQPEYDVNLVEYTIKDPVINIVSDLIQKQPDVIGFSCYIWNIEETIKVIKMIKKINPAIQIIAGGPEVTYDVQDWMKEVAEFDFIVIGEGEQTFKQLLSALASGDGFTEVPGIAYRKDENILMNAQQNKLDLKELPSPYRFEEDLPHLAKRVTYLETSRGCPFSCQFCLSSIEVGVRYFDREKIKDDIRYLMANGAKTIKFVDRTFNISRSYAMEMFRFLIDEHLPGTVFQFEITADIMRPEVIEFLNQEAPAGLFRFEIGVQSTNDYTNELVMRKQNFEKLKRTVTMVKEGSKIDQHLDLIAGLPEEDYHSFKKTFNDVFAMRPEELQLGFLKMLRGTGLRLRAEQHNYVYMDHSPYEILGNNVLDFNDIIKIKQVEDVLEKYWNDHRMDLTVEYLVTKVFPSPFDFFQDFGSYWETRGWSRIGHQLEDLFKRLFHFLQEKGVDNLAAIESLMKYDYLASMKHKPRKPWWELRLDKQERSELYRGIIQNPDVLGDKFLELNISEKDLYKHTLLEDISIDLEKFIENGEIEYSPSYMLVYFDSKLDHPQFFTFKGQDGKPA
- a CDS encoding DUF3905 domain-containing protein, which codes for MVKKDRELKALDIEETLPHQINAPSFKDTGIEMEAPFKNEHGVIIGDSLYASENSPLENWTDETDPAIMAGDEWVHPTNDIGWNTSENRDLLEEKRKPQSYPFMHPTKDVSKDQD
- a CDS encoding alpha/beta-type small acid-soluble spore protein, producing MARNSNKLLVPGVEQFMDQVKYEIAQEFGVNLGSDTVSRANGSVGGEITKRLVQQAQAQLSGQNKQ
- a CDS encoding anti-sigma factor domain-containing protein; the encoded protein is MRKGVILEINDFYLTLLTPEGEFLRARKLQQDYQVGEEIHFFPETLTVKKKRFNLSLLNSFKARSIALAAIFMLAMTALVPAYQNGQVYAYMSIDVNPSIELAVNDDLKVLRMKGYNPEGEEIIAELKDWKKKDAALVAEMIIEEIKDEGFFKQKNDVVISTVHNKKSKESVDQKLEKKISEIKKSTQIEKLNIKVMEATVEDREKAQKQGVTTGVYKEKQKDTAKPAEKEQAKPEPAKKDPAPAVVPQPEKKQPPGQVKKIDPKVPKVQPNKPEHPAKDKAKVNNNSGKNGNGKANHKNGQGNNNRTDKGNSNKNGQINKQTKDEKKSNNQQAPRNDNRGQSGKNKDNPTKK
- the sigI gene encoding RNA polymerase sigma factor SigI is translated as MLSLLFMAKKKRRPLEETVEKIHQGDAALREELIDSYKPFIAKTVSSVCKRYIHESDDEFSISLIAFNEAIDKYSSEKGNSLLSFAEVMIKRRVIDYIRQQSRNQNLSFHISNDPSEEEQQRSTIEDELSLDDFRRKTEQELRREEIIQFQAVLKDFDLSFQDLLEQSPKHADARKNAMLVAKAMVDNEELKNLLLDKKRLPIKQLEDMVKVSRKTIERNRKYIIAIALILIGDYVYLKDYIKGVLET